In one Rhea pennata isolate bPtePen1 chromosome 15, bPtePen1.pri, whole genome shotgun sequence genomic region, the following are encoded:
- the NTHL1 gene encoding endonuclease III-like protein 1 produces MCAAARGGRAAARRLSTAGAGAGAQGAPAAGASQLGSTARVPKRGGRGKSVAIAYESVERDGAEEGVPEPKRPKWEPKNWRQQLERIQEMRSSRDAPVDQMGVDKCYDSSAPPQVMRYQVLLSLMLSSQTKDEVTSAAMLRLRQRGLTVDSILQMDDVTLGQIIYPVGFWRNKVKYIKQTTAILKQKYGGDIPSTVEELVKLPGVGPKMAHLAMHIAWNSVSGIGVDTHVHRITNRLKWVKKETRSPEETRVALEDWLPRDLWREINWLLVGFGQQTCLPVNPRCRECLNQDICPAAKRC; encoded by the exons atgtgcgcggcggcccgcggcgggcgggcggcggcccggcggctgagcacggccggggccggggccggggcccagggggcgccggcggcaggAG CAAGCCAGCTCGGCAGTACAGCCCGTGTCCCAAagcgcggcgggagggggaaGAGCGTTGCTATTGCCTATGAGTCTGTGGAGCGGGATGGCGCTGAGGAAGGGGTGCCTGAGCCCAAGAGACCAAAGTGGGAGCCAAAGAACTGGCGGCAGCAGCTGGAGCGTATCCAGGAaatgaggagcagcagggatgctcCTGTGGATCAGATGGGAGTGGATAAGTGTTATGACAGCAGCGCACCTCCACAG GTTATGCGCTACCAGGTTCTGCTTTCACTGATGTTGTCCAGCCAGACCAAGGACGAGGTGACATCAGCAGCCATGTTGCGCCTGAGGCAGCGTGGCCTCACAGTCGACAGTATTTTGCAGATGGATGATGTGACACTTGGCCAGATCATTTATCCTGTAGGATTCTGGAGG AACAAGGtgaaatacataaaacagaCGACAGCCATCCTGAAGCAGAAGTATGGGGGTGACATACCAAGTACTGTGGAGGAGCTGGTGAAGCTGCCAGGAGTGGGGCCCAAAATGGCCCACTTGGCTATGCACATTGCTTGGAACAGTGTGTCTGGGATCG GTGTGGACACCCATGTGCACAGAATCACAAACAGGCTGAAGTGGGTGAAGAAGGAGACCAGATCCCCTGAGGAAACTCGGGTGGCACTGGAGGACTGGCTGCCCAG GGATCTCTGGAGGGAGATAAACTGGCTCTTGGTGGGCTTTGGTCAGCAGACCTGCCTGCCTGTGAATCCTCGCTGCAGAGAGTGCCTCAATCAAGACATTTGCCCAGCTGCTAAGAGATGCTGA